In Arcobacter sp. CECT 8983, a single window of DNA contains:
- the sucC gene encoding ADP-forming succinate--CoA ligase subunit beta: MNLHEYQAKNLYRKYDIPTTKGKLLTHPSQLDDILRTIGEDRWVIKAQVHAGGRGKAGGVVVAESKTQANEEVRRLLGSRLVTHQTTKEGQPVNSIFVEEPCDVVDEIYLAFAVDRTSQRIMIITSSEGGMEIEEVAEKFPEKILRNPINPVVGIMPAQCRQICDDLKLDKTLSAQMIDLMQKMYKMFIEKDLSLVEVNPLVVTKQGYLVCLDGKIQVDNSALYRQPKMNEIRDESQEDARELKAEKLDLNYVSLDGNIGCMVNGAGLAMATMDLIKTHGGEPANFLDVGGSVNEQRVIEAFEIILSDEKVDGILVNIFGGIVRCDIIAAGIIAAAKKMEINVPVVVRLEGTNAKEGLELIENSDLKIYEEADLDKAAQKIIELAQGAN, from the coding sequence CAAAAGGTAAACTACTTACTCACCCCTCACAACTAGATGATATTTTAAGAACAATTGGTGAAGACAGATGGGTAATAAAAGCTCAAGTTCATGCAGGAGGAAGAGGAAAAGCTGGTGGAGTTGTTGTAGCTGAATCAAAAACTCAAGCAAATGAAGAAGTTAGAAGATTACTAGGAAGTAGGCTTGTAACTCACCAAACAACAAAAGAAGGTCAACCAGTAAACTCTATTTTTGTAGAAGAACCTTGCGATGTTGTAGATGAAATTTATTTAGCCTTTGCTGTGGATAGAACAAGTCAGAGAATTATGATTATCACTTCAAGTGAAGGTGGTATGGAAATTGAAGAAGTAGCAGAAAAATTTCCAGAAAAAATCTTAAGAAATCCTATTAATCCAGTTGTTGGAATTATGCCTGCACAATGTAGACAAATTTGTGATGACTTAAAACTAGATAAAACTCTTTCTGCACAAATGATTGATTTAATGCAAAAAATGTATAAAATGTTTATTGAAAAAGACTTATCACTTGTAGAAGTAAATCCTTTAGTTGTTACAAAACAAGGTTACTTAGTATGTCTTGATGGAAAGATTCAAGTTGATAACTCAGCTTTATATAGGCAGCCTAAAATGAATGAAATCAGAGATGAATCTCAAGAAGATGCAAGGGAATTAAAAGCAGAAAAACTAGACCTAAACTATGTAAGCTTAGATGGAAATATTGGTTGTATGGTAAATGGTGCTGGTTTAGCTATGGCAACTATGGATTTAATTAAAACTCATGGTGGTGAACCTGCAAACTTTTTAGATGTAGGTGGAAGTGTAAATGAACAAAGAGTTATTGAAGCCTTTGAAATAATTCTTTCAGATGAAAAAGTAGATGGTATCTTAGTAAATATCTTTGGTGGTATTGTTAGATGTGACATCATTGCTGCTGGTATTATTGCTGCTGCAAAAAAAATGGAAATAAATGTACCTGTTGTAGTTAGACTTGAAGGTACAAATGCAAAAGAAGGATTAGAGTTAATTGAAAACTCTGATTTAAAAATCTATGAAGAAGCAGATTTAGATAAAGCTGCACAAAAAATTATTGAATTAGCACAAGGGGCGAACTAA